In Candidatus Paceibacterota bacterium, the genomic stretch ATGAACGAAAAAATCCGAGGGTCTTTTGACTCGCGGATTTTTTCGTCCCTTTAAGGTAAAATTATCACAATGGATTTAACACCCTACAAAGAAAATCACAAAACAAGCTTTTTGGCTTCTGAATATGAACGTCTCGAAAAAGAAGAGGTGGGACTTTTGGCTATGATTGAAAAAGATCCATCATACAAAGAGCTTGCAGAAGAAGATTTGAAAAGCTTGAGGGAACAAAAGGAAAACCTTTTGAAGCAGATGAATGAAATCGTTGAGGGAGAAAAAGTTGAGGAGGAATTTCCGAATGAGGTTGTGTTGGAAGTGCGTGCGGGAGCCGGGGGAGACGAGGCTTCTCTTTTTGCCGAGGAATTGGCGAATATGTATAAAAAATATGCTGAATCGAAAGGTTGGGTCTTTGTTCTTCTCGATGAATCCAGAACTGCACTTGGGGGCTATAAGGAAGCGACGTTTGAAATTCGCGGGAAGGAAGTCTACAAAACCATGCGATTTGAGACGGGAGTGCACCGAGTTCAGCGAGTTCCTGCAACAGAGAAAATGGGACGGGTGCATACTTCCACAGCTTCTGTCGCCGTGCTCCCGATTCGCAAGAAATCGAAAGTAATTATAAATCCAACCGATATCGAGATGGAATTTTCGAAGTCCGGAGGGAAGGGGGGACAGAACGTGAATAAAGTGGAGACTGCAGTGCGACTCGTCCACAAGCCGACAGGGCTTGAGGTGAAATGCACCAACGAGCGAAGTCAGGGCAGAAACCGGGAAAAAGCAATGTCTATGCTCATTGCCAAGCTCGAGATGCTTCAAGAAGAACAAGATGCAAAAAAGTACTCAGCAAACCGCAAAAATCAGATCGGTACCGCAGATCGTTCAGAAAAAATCCGCACCTACAATTACCCGCAAAATCGCATTACTGATCATCGTCTGAAGAAGTCGTGGTATAGTCTCGAGAAGATCATGACAGGCGAATTTGAGCCAATTGCGGAGGCTATGAATAAGGGTGAGATTGGAAATGAAGATGATGAGGGATAATTTGCCTTTTCATATCTAATCTGCTAGACTTTTCATCCATGACAGATACCAAAAACAGTGCGGTTATTGAGGGCCTTTTTAAAGCGGGCGCTCATTTTGCCTATTCAAAATCACGCCGACATCCTTCAGTAAAATCTTATATTTTCGGGGCTAAAAACAAGGTTGAAATCTTTGATTTGGAGAAAACATCTGACCTTTTGGAAAAGGCGAAGATGTTCGTGAAAACTCTCGGTGCGGAAGGAAAACAGATCCTTTTTGTTGGAGGCAAACCAGAATCACGAGACACAATGAAAAACGGCGCTTTGGCTATCAATATGCCTTACGTTGCTGGACGATGGATTGGAGGAACTCTTACCAACTTTGGACAAATCCGAAGCCGAATCGACAAGATGCTCACTCTCATGGACCAAAGAGAGAAAGGAGAGCTTTCAAAATACACAAAGAAGGAGCGACTTCTCATTGACCGAGAGATCACGAAACTCAACCTCTTTTTCTCCGGACTCGTTCTCTTGAAAGGAATGCCACAGGCCGTATTTGTGATTGACTCAAGAAAAGAAAAGATCGCGGTAGATGAAGCAAAGAAAATGAACATTCCCGTTATCGCTCTTCTCGGTTCTGACTGTGATATTTCTGAAGTAGATCATGCTATCGTCGGTAATGACGCTTCGCTCGCCAGTATTCGATTTTTCGTAGACCAAATTGTGAAGGCCTACCAGGAAGGAAAGGGCAGCGTTGAGCGCAAAGCGTAAAGCGTAGAGAAGAACGCCAGCTCGTCCCCGTATTTTGAGTTTTGTATTTCTACACGCTTACCGCTATACGCTAATCGCTATTAACTATGATTACCACAGAACAAATCAAAGCGCTTCGAGACGAAACAGGTATTTCTATTATGCAGTGCCGAAAGGCTCTTGAAGAGGCGGGAGGCGATAAGGAAAAGGCTCTCATTATTCTCAAGAAAAAAGGAGGCGATATTGCAGCTA encodes the following:
- a CDS encoding PCRF domain-containing protein, with the translated sequence MDLTPYKENHKTSFLASEYERLEKEEVGLLAMIEKDPSYKELAEEDLKSLREQKENLLKQMNEIVEGEKVEEEFPNEVVLEVRAGAGGDEASLFAEELANMYKKYAESKGWVFVLLDESRTALGGYKEATFEIRGKEVYKTMRFETGVHRVQRVPATEKMGRVHTSTASVAVLPIRKKSKVIINPTDIEMEFSKSGGKGGQNVNKVETAVRLVHKPTGLEVKCTNERSQGRNREKAMSMLIAKLEMLQEEQDAKKYSANRKNQIGTADRSEKIRTYNYPQNRITDHRLKKSWYSLEKIMTGEFEPIAEAMNKGEIGNEDDEG
- the rpsB gene encoding 30S ribosomal protein S2, translated to MTDTKNSAVIEGLFKAGAHFAYSKSRRHPSVKSYIFGAKNKVEIFDLEKTSDLLEKAKMFVKTLGAEGKQILFVGGKPESRDTMKNGALAINMPYVAGRWIGGTLTNFGQIRSRIDKMLTLMDQREKGELSKYTKKERLLIDREITKLNLFFSGLVLLKGMPQAVFVIDSRKEKIAVDEAKKMNIPVIALLGSDCDISEVDHAIVGNDASLASIRFFVDQIVKAYQEGKGSVERKA